The window TGTAATCTGAAGTTCTTTATTTTAGCATTGAATGACTCAGCTGAAGCATTTGTACTTCTTTGGTCAAAGTAGTTTAGAATATCGCTGTAATGATTCATAATTGTTTTCATCAACACAGAAAAAGACTTAAAACCTGATTCTTCAACTTCTTTAAACCAACGCGCCAGTTTAAGCATTGCTACAGATTTTTGAATGTTTTGATTATAAATTTTGCGTAGTCCATCAGATAAATTGTAGGCCTTTTCTATATCTGGATATTGTGAGAATAAGATTTCGGCTCTTTGCTTTTGTGATGACGTCCATTTTTCTCTGGTTTTATAAAGCAGGTAGCGGCTTCTTGCCAAAAGTTGCTTTCTGGTATCTCCGTTTTCGAAGATTTCGATTTCAGGCTTGAGTTTCCTTTCTTTTGCTTCTGCCAGAAGCGTATTTTCTTTCTCAATGGCTTCCCAGCGATGTCTGATTCTGATATCCTGCAATGCTTCTGTAGCGAGCTTTTGAACGTGGAAACGGTCGACAACCTGTACAGCATTCGGGAAGCATTTTTTGGTGATAAGCTTCATAGAGCCTGCCATATCAAGGGTGATTTCTTTTACTTTCATTCTCAGTTTTCTACTGATTTTAAAAAGGTTTTCTATGACGGTTTCACTTTTTGTTCCTTTAATAATAGCGACTATGCTGCCTTTTTTGCCTTTTGCGTTTTTGGAAGTGAGAACAGTGTAAAGTTCACCATCAGAAAGTGCGACTTCATCAAGAGAAAGCCTTTCAGAAAGGTTTTGAGGATACAGCATCCATTCTTCAGCATGCGATTTTTGTT is drawn from Chryseobacterium muglaense and contains these coding sequences:
- a CDS encoding ISAon1 family transposase; translation: MYGVDGRKFQRQYKNSISNFKNWEQKSHAEEWMLYPQNLSERLSLDEVALSDGELYTVLTSKNAKGKKGSIVAIIKGTKSETVIENLFKISRKLRMKVKEITLDMAGSMKLITKKCFPNAVQVVDRFHVQKLATEALQDIRIRHRWEAIEKENTLLAEAKERKLKPEIEIFENGDTRKQLLARSRYLLYKTREKWTSSQKQRAEILFSQYPDIEKAYNLSDGLRKIYNQNIQKSVAMLKLARWFKEVEESGFKSFSVLMKTIMNHYSDILNYFDQRSTNASAESFNAKIKNFRLQLRGIRDKSFFLFRLSKLFA